From bacterium:
GTTTTATGCATATGTTTTGGCGCTGGCATTCTTTGCATTTCAAATTTTGCGGCCCTTTCTGACGCCCCTGGCATGGGCGGGCATACTGGCTCTTTGTTTGTGGCCGTTACGTAATAAGTTCGTGGTGCGTATGGGCAAAAATCGGGCTGCATTCGCCGTAACCCTGATGGCCATAATTCTGATTATGGTGCCTGCATTGTGGCTTGGCTATTCCCTTGTCACGCAGGCCTCGCAGGTGGTGATGGATACGCATGCGGCCCTGATGCGGGTGGAAAATGTGGAAAAGATCAGGTTGCTTTGGGCGCGGGTGAGTGCTCAGGCACCCCTTCCTCCGATGGAGGAATTGCGGACTCGAATTACAGATGGGGCTGGTGCCTTGACGTCTGTGCTTGCGGGCCAGGCGGCTGGAATAGTTCAGAATGTGGCCACGATGCTGTTTAAGACCGGCATCACATTTTTGGCACTATTTTTCTTTTTGCGGGACGGTGATCTGGCTTCAGCCTTTATTCGCAACTTTCTCCCTTTCAGCACTGAGCAACAGTCACGTTTGATAAAGCAGACGCGGGACTTGATCTATTCCGGGCTTACGGCCACTTTGTTGATTGCCTTTGCGCAAGGTTGTTTGGGCGCGCTCATATTTGCGATCCTTGGGCTTAAAGCTGCGATATTTTGGGGAGTGTGTATGGCCTTTTGCGCCATGATTCCTGTGGTTGGAACCTCCCTGATTTGGGGGCCGGCGGTGATCCTGCTTATGATTGAAGGGGAGTGGGTGCAGAGCGTGATCCTTCTCGTTTGCGGGATTGGTGTGATCGGAATGATGGATAATATTCTCAGGCCGATATTATTGCATGGGAAAGTGGCCATGAATGGGCTGCTGTTGTTTTTGAGTATTTTGGGCGGGATTGTAGCCTTTGGATTTATTGGATTGATCTTGGGGCCGGTCGTTATGGCGGCGGCGGTGAGTTTGATGGGAATGTTGAAATTGGAACGTGGCAGTGAGTCCGAACGTGAGGAGGAGTTGATCGATGGAAATGACAATTGATTCATTGGGTGAGGCGCGAATTCCGTCGCCTTTGCAGAGGACGGTAAACGAGAAGATCCGGATTCCATATCGCATTTTGCAACAGCCCGGGGCGCCTGTACCGGAGGAAATCACCTTTGAAATAGCTGGTCCCCGGGAGCGACTGTTTTTTCATAAAAGCGAGGTCAAGGCCGGTATTGTCACCTGCGGGGGATTATGTCCCGGCCTCAACAATGTGATTCGTTCTATATATTACGAATTGAGTCATGCCTATGGAGTGCAGGAAATTTACGGGTTCCTCTATGGATATCAGGGATTGGATCCGGTACGCGGAGGCGAGCCGATGCGGCTGACAGCGGAGTTTGTGGATCCGATTCATCGCCGGGGTGGTACCGTGCTGGGGACTTCCCGTGGACCCGTTGATCCTGCCATTGCCATTGAGAATCTGATGAAGCGTGGAATCAATATGTTGTTTTGTGTCGGTGGGGATGGCACGCAACGGGGGGCAAACGCGTTGCATCATGAGGCGGAGCGGCGCGGCTATCCACTGGCGGTGGTGGGTATTCCGAAGACTATTGATAATGATGTCGGCTATGTGGCCCGGACCTTCGGGTATTTGACGGCCGTTGAGGAGGTTCGCGAGATTCTTGACTGTGCTCATCAGGAGGCGCGCAGTGTGTTTAATGGCATCAGTCTGGTCAAGGTGATGGGGCGGAATGCCGGATTCATTGCTGCGGGTGCTACGATTGCCAGCCAGGATGTGAATTTTACTT
This genomic window contains:
- a CDS encoding AI-2E family transporter, giving the protein MITTEAKRLSLLLFYAYVLALAFFAFQILRPFLTPLAWAGILALCLWPLRNKFVVRMGKNRAAFAVTLMAIILIMVPALWLGYSLVTQASQVVMDTHAALMRVENVEKIRLLWARVSAQAPLPPMEELRTRITDGAGALTSVLAGQAAGIVQNVATMLFKTGITFLALFFFLRDGDLASAFIRNFLPFSTEQQSRLIKQTRDLIYSGLTATLLIAFAQGCLGALIFAILGLKAAIFWGVCMAFCAMIPVVGTSLIWGPAVILLMIEGEWVQSVILLVCGIGVIGMMDNILRPILLHGKVAMNGLLLFLSILGGIVAFGFIGLILGPVVMAAAVSLMGMLKLERGSESEREEELIDGNDN
- a CDS encoding ATP-dependent 6-phosphofructokinase; this translates as MEMTIDSLGEARIPSPLQRTVNEKIRIPYRILQQPGAPVPEEITFEIAGPRERLFFHKSEVKAGIVTCGGLCPGLNNVIRSIYYELSHAYGVQEIYGFLYGYQGLDPVRGGEPMRLTAEFVDPIHRRGGTVLGTSRGPVDPAIAIENLMKRGINMLFCVGGDGTQRGANALHHEAERRGYPLAVVGIPKTIDNDVGYVARTFGYLTAVEEVREILDCAHQEARSVFNGISLVKVMGRNAGFIAAGATIASQDVNFTLIPEVPFALAGPGGFLDAVKTRILRRSHAVIVVAEGAGQDLLSRNGSGKDASGNVKLGDIGVFLKDQIETYFKKEGVPLVFRYFDPSYVIRSQPANPEDSILCDLYARNAVHAAMSGKTGLVIGYLHDTFIHVPVEASVAEKKCLDPASGWWHAVLAATGQPARFV